A stretch of Streptococcus chenjunshii DNA encodes these proteins:
- the rpsQ gene encoding 30S ribosomal protein S17 has protein sequence MERNQRKTLVGRVVSDKMDKTITVIVETKRNHPVYGKRINYSKKYKAHDENNLAKEGDIVRIMETRPLSATKHFRLVEVIEKAVII, from the coding sequence ATGGAACGTAATCAACGCAAAACCCTTGTTGGACGTGTTGTCTCTGACAAGATGGATAAAACAATTACTGTTATAGTTGAAACTAAGCGTAACCACCCAGTCTATGGTAAACGTATCAACTATTCAAAGAAATATAAAGCACATGATGAAAACAATCTTGCTAAAGAAGGCGATATCGTTCGTATCATGGAAACTCGTCCATTGTCAGCTACAAAACATTTTCGTCTTGTAGAAGTGATCGAGAAAGCTGTTATTATCTAA
- the rplN gene encoding 50S ribosomal protein L14: protein MIQQETRLKVADNSGAREILTIKVLGGSGRKVANIGDVIVASVKQATPGGAVKKGEVVKAVIVRTKSGARRPDGSYIKFDENAAVIIRDDKTPRGTRIFGPVARELREGGYMRIISLAPEVL from the coding sequence ATGATTCAACAAGAAACTCGCTTGAAAGTTGCTGATAATAGCGGTGCCCGTGAAATCTTGACTATCAAAGTGCTTGGTGGCTCAGGACGTAAAGTTGCTAATATCGGTGATGTTATCGTTGCTTCAGTGAAACAAGCTACTCCTGGTGGTGCAGTAAAAAAAGGTGAAGTTGTTAAGGCTGTTATTGTTCGGACAAAATCAGGCGCACGCCGTCCGGATGGATCTTACATCAAGTTCGATGAAAATGCAGCAGTTATTATCCGTGATGACAAAACCCCACGCGGAACCCGTATCTTTGGTCCGGTTGCCCGTGAATTGCGTGAAGGGGGCTACATGCGGATTATCTCCCTGGCACCAGAAGTGCTTTAA
- the rplX gene encoding 50S ribosomal protein L24, with protein MFVKKGDKVRVIAGKDRGVESVVLKALPKVNKVVVEGVAIVKKHQKPNAENPQGAIVEQEAPIHASNVQVLDKNGVAGRVGYKFVDGKKVRYNKKSGEVLD; from the coding sequence ATGTTTGTAAAAAAAGGCGATAAAGTTCGTGTTATTGCTGGTAAGGACAGAGGTGTTGAATCTGTTGTCCTCAAAGCTCTTCCAAAAGTAAACAAGGTAGTTGTTGAAGGTGTTGCAATTGTAAAAAAACATCAGAAACCAAATGCCGAAAACCCTCAAGGGGCTATTGTTGAACAGGAAGCACCTATCCATGCATCAAATGTTCAGGTGCTTGATAAAAATGGCGTAGCAGGCCGTGTCGGCTATAAATTTGTTGACGGCAAAAAAGTCCGTTACAACAAAAAATCAGGCGAAGTGCTTGATTAA
- the rplE gene encoding 50S ribosomal protein L5 translates to MANRLKEKYINEVVPALTEKFNYSSVMAVPKVEKIVLNMGVGDAVSNAKNLEKAAEELALISGQKPLITRAKKSIAGFRLREGVAIGAKVTLRGERMYEFLDKLVTVSLPRVRDFHGVPTKSFDGRGNYTLGVREQLIFPEINFDNVDKVRGLDIVIVTTANTDEESRELLTGLGMPFAR, encoded by the coding sequence ATGGCAAATCGCTTAAAAGAAAAATATATCAATGAAGTTGTTCCTGCACTGACAGAAAAGTTCAATTATAGTTCTGTGATGGCTGTTCCTAAAGTTGAGAAGATTGTTCTCAATATGGGTGTGGGCGACGCTGTTTCAAATGCGAAGAACCTTGAAAAAGCAGCTGAGGAATTGGCTCTTATTTCAGGGCAAAAACCCCTTATTACCAGAGCTAAGAAATCAATTGCTGGCTTCCGTCTTCGTGAAGGTGTCGCAATTGGAGCAAAGGTTACGCTTCGCGGTGAGCGAATGTATGAATTTTTAGACAAACTGGTTACTGTTTCACTGCCGCGTGTACGTGATTTCCATGGTGTTCCGACAAAATCATTTGACGGACGTGGTAATTATACGCTCGGTGTGAGAGAGCAGCTGATTTTCCCAGAAATTAATTTTGATAATGTTGATAAAGTCCGCGGACTTGATATCGTTATCGTTACAACTGCCAATACTGATGAAGAATCGCGTGAATTATTGACAGGTCTTGGTATGCCTTTTGCAAGATAA
- a CDS encoding type Z 30S ribosomal protein S14 — protein sequence MAKKSMIAKSKRPAKFSTQAYTRCERCGRPHSVYRKFKLCRVCFRELAYKGQIPGVTKASW from the coding sequence TTGGCTAAAAAATCAATGATTGCTAAGAGCAAACGCCCTGCGAAGTTCTCTACGCAAGCTTATACACGCTGTGAACGCTGCGGCCGTCCGCATTCTGTTTACCGCAAATTTAAACTTTGCCGTGTCTGCTTCCGTGAATTGGCTTATAAAGGCCAAATTCCAGGAGTGACAAAAGCTTCTTGGTAA
- the rpsH gene encoding 30S ribosomal protein S8 produces MVMTDPIADFLTRIRNANQEKHEMLEAPASNIKKGIAEILKREGFVKNVEVIEDNKQGIIRVFLKYGPNGERVITNLKRISKPGLRVYAKSDDLPKVLNGLGIAIVSTSEGLLTDKEARQKNVGGEVIAYVW; encoded by the coding sequence ATGGTTATGACTGACCCGATTGCAGACTTCCTGACACGCATTCGCAATGCTAATCAAGAAAAGCATGAAATGCTTGAAGCTCCTGCATCAAACATTAAAAAAGGTATTGCTGAAATTCTTAAACGTGAAGGCTTTGTTAAAAATGTTGAAGTGATTGAAGACAATAAGCAAGGTATTATCCGTGTTTTCTTAAAATACGGACCAAATGGCGAACGTGTCATCACGAACTTGAAACGTATCTCAAAACCAGGTCTTCGTGTTTATGCTAAAAGCGATGATCTTCCTAAAGTTCTTAACGGACTTGGAATTGCAATTGTTTCTACATCAGAAGGACTTTTGACAGATAAAGAAGCCCGTCAAAAGAATGTCGGCGGAGAAGTGATTGCCTATGTATGGTAA